AGGTTTAACACTTGTTAattacttaaacaaaacaaacgaagatttttaatttaaaaaaactgggaatcattgaattcacttgataatattactacaataaaatctcaatttgtacattcatttttttaaaaatgattatTTATTTCTAATATAATTATATTTTTCCCACTAAGAAATAAGTAATTAATAACAGTCCGTGAGGTTATGTTAATTAATCAATTTAAGACTAGTGATGATTAAACCGTAATATTTTTCTTGCTTGAATTGTGCTAAAAGATAGTAAAAACTTTGAgagaatatttttactaaagatcaataatcttgcctacaacaatacctccgtgagaattaaaactGAGGCAACCAAGATTACATACTTGAAATAATAGTTTATTAAAAATTACTTCTACTCTACTATTTTATTCATTAGTTATTATGTATTAATTTTGCTACGcgagaattacaaaattaatataagaATAACTTAGAGATAAAATATGTAGACGTGATAATAGATTAATTAAAAATCATCATTCCAGCACGGTATGAAATGTAAATAAAAAGTTTCAAGCCAAGGATATAAAAAAACCGAGATAGTATTATAAAATATttcaagcttcatcaactatcccaacaaaaagaAATTACTTTATTATGGAGTAAGAAAAGATATAAAGGATTTTTGGAAGACTAGAAATATTTAAAAGACTAAGTAAATATTTTTACTAcaaggaaggaaaagaaagagacCGAAACTAGTTCTTGTGTCTTGCAAAAGATTGGATGATCATTATAAAAAGAGAGCTTGCTATTTATGGGAAAAGATGAGTAGCTTTTGTCATGTTCCACTTTTGCGAATGTGAAATCTATGTATGCAATGGTAATCTTTGTGTTGTAGATTCCATATATGCAACTATGATACTTTTACTTCACTCTTGACTTCATGAGTTAGTCTTGCAAATGTAGGTTCCATGTATGCAAATGTGACATTTGTGTATATAGATTCCACATGCATCTATAGCTCTTTTGCTTCCATTCGTGACTTCATGGGTTAGACTTGCAAACGTAGGTTCCATGTATGCAAATGTGACTATATAGATTCCACATATGCAGTTATGCTCCTTTTCATCTCTAGTTGTCTCTTTCCACAATTTCTATACGTGTATTCCACATTTGCGAATATGAAAATGATGTGTGCAACTGTGGCTTTGCTTCATTCTCATGTCTTTtagcctctttcttttctttttcataatTTCTTTTTCTTACAAGATTTGTTAGAAAATATGCGAGGATCGGATATCAttattcatattttattttaaaatcttaTTTTTTTTAGATATGAAATTACATTAATAATTTATAACTATGAACATATAGTCAAGTGAATGTGCTTCACTTGCTCTTTCGATCTCCATGCTCATAGCTACAATGCTTGTTAATGCAAACCCAGCACTGAAGAAGGCACTCCTTTTTGCCAAAAGTACAGATTAAATTTCTTAATTTTATTTCCAgttttgtaaacaaatttgtcCTTATTAATATAAGACTAATTTTTCGACACATACGTTGCAAGTGTATGCCGAATCATATAGTCAACAATTTTGTTTTGACTAAATAATTATGCTTGAAGAAATAAAGTACAAATTCTGTGAAGATTAATATGAACTGTCATATCTTGACTTGTTTGTTTGGGGTCAAGATGATTGGATATCGTTTGAATCTACAAAAAATGAAGAATCAAAATATAATTAGACTACATATaattttttacttattttttaattttatgaggTACAAAATGTAATAAACCGTGTTCCACCTAATAGCTCCTTATAGCCAATAGTCCTGGCGTATGTTCCTTTTATTCATTATGGTTGCTCTGTCATGACAAGGACATAGAGTTAAAATTATTGATGTTCGTAGGTCGATAGCGTTAAATTGACATATATTTTTAACCAAAATAAATGCTAAAATTGTAATGAcatgttatttatttattctaaacTCACATCATTTAAAGTACTATTATAATGGTTATTGTGgagtattatttattatttattatgaaATGCTTTTAAGTTTTTCTTCCTTGAGGTTGAAGGCATATTTAGTTATTCCTAGTCGACTTTTCTTGAGCTTTCCTTTCACACGTTTATTAATTGAGTTAGTCTACATTTATTATCTAATGCAACTCTTCATACTATTTTAAGGAGGAGGAATTTATTAATTTTCTTGAGGGTATTATAGTCCCTTAATTTTATTTATAGGGTCATTTAGGTTTTTTAACTTTCACTTTAGACCTTCACacttataatataatataatttcGGTATTTACAGTTCACCATGTGGTAAGCAATGTGTAGTTTGAAGTTCATCAAAACTGGCTAAGCTTTAAATAGTTTTAAAAACTGGATATAGGAGTGCTCAAAGTGGCTACGTAGTGCCATTTCTACCTTATCTTCTATGGAGTTATCCAAATTGGGAGAGCATGATACATGGTGTATTATGGAATTCCAGCTCAAGTTTAAACATTGATCACAACAAATTCAGGTACCGACATAGTTAAAGGCAAAATATTTCTCAACCATAACTCGAAATTCTTTATTTGTGTGTGGTCTTATTGTAGATAAATAAATATATTACTGTTGAATATGGGTGCATATAGTTTTACAGAATTTGCCATACATCACAGAGAAGAAACTTGCGAAGCTCCCATGTCAAGAACTACAATGGTTCAAAGTTAAATAAATTCGAAACGCATGAAAAGCTTCACAGAACTGTACTTCTCTCCCTTCCGATCGAAGAGTGGGACTGCTCGGATACCTTGTCGCAGCTCTGGCACAGGTAGACATGTTTGCCCAGCGAACTCATCCTTGTCGGACCTATTATAATCAAGAACTTTAATGCGAAGTAGAGCCAATTCAGGTACTGTTAGTGGAAATTCAAACTGTTCATCCCAGGTTGGTATCCAATTGTCGTCCATtgtctttgttttcttctttatgGCATCAGCAGGAACTCCAGCAATTCCTACCTGCACATAGTTTTACATCTTAACCCTTCATATTTTCCTATTACAGTCCCACTTGAAACACAATAGTAGAACAGAAATTTCGAGAAAAAAAATTGGAAAGCTACTTCCTTTTAATCTTTTTACTTTTCCCGTTTcccccaaacaaactgaaaacaATTAATGCAATACAAAAAGACGACAAAGTATATTGAAGGATAACATATTAATCTACCTTTGCATAGAAATCTGGAGGTGAATACGTATCAAAGTGTGTCTGATCAAAGTCCTTGTCCCACCCATCACCCATATATACAGTCACCTGCTTAATGCAAGAAGGGTTAGATCAGTTTCAAGAACAATGGAACATGAGCAACAACAACGCTATCCTACAAAGTCAACTAGCAAATTACCATTCCCCATGTACCTTTAGTGTAGTTTTGACAGGCAGTTTTTTTGTAGGATCGAAGACCTCATTGTTGGGACCAGCTGTCAATAGTAAATCAGGTTTCTTAACATATCCACAGCCACCATTAGCCCTGAACATACCATGCATCAACCAAAGTGATCTTCCATAACCCTGCCGCAGGACACTTATTCAGTACCTATTTCTTCGGAAATTTGGTAAGTAATTACTAAATGGAATAGAGGATGAATGACAACACCAATCAGGTCATAATTCATGTGTTACAGGAATTAAACACTTCAACGTAATCCAAAGAATTTTAATCAAAGATTTCTTTAATCGGCTAAAACATTAGAAGGATGGAGAGAGTGGCAGATTCAATAATGGGTTTGCAAGTTCAGTAAAACCTAGTGCTTCGTGGTCAAAGCTTACATATATGTACGAAAAACAAGTACATATAAAGTTACACATACATTGGAGGACCTACTCTCTCAATCAATACCCACAACGTCTAAGTTCTAGATCCACACAACATAGATATTTGAATTACTGGTAAGAAATAAAacgactaaaaaaataaaattatacgTAGTTATTATAATATTATTACACTTCGGAAAAAACAAGGAAGGATCAATACTACCGCTTTCCTCTGAGAATCAAATGTTGCATCGAGATAATAGGAAAATAATCTTCAAGAAGGAAAAAGCCATGTTTGGAATCTATATTAATGTAATACCAGCAATGATAAACCAAGGAGAGGAGAACTAAAATCACACGAGAATTTATTCTTTCAATCTAGCTTCATAATACCCAGTTCTAGTTTGTTTTCTACAGGATCGGAGACAGAAGGCCAACCTGCATATTAAATGCTACCATTTGAGCTCCATGCGTCCACCCAACAAAAGGATCATAATTGGACGAGTCAACACGTATTCCCTTTGGGTATACTCTCAGCAAATTTTTCTGCGTGAACCTAAAAAGAAACATCATGGGAATACAGACAATTAATTAAAATGTCCCTACAGATATGTACAGTAGGCAAGTTACAAATGCTATGGGTAAATTTCTTAGACAATTAATTACAAAGTTATCTCCAGCTATGACAGTTGGTAAGTTACATATACATGGTATAAGTAAATTGCCGAAACCTTCACATGCATGTACAGGTAACATTGACAATCAACTAGTATATGATACAGTATAACAAATCATTTCTGATGTAACCCAAGATTTTGAATGTATAACCCAAGATTTTGAAGTATAAGATATGCTGAACTCGGTCATCTTAATTCTTTCAATTGATCAtgcaaaaaggaaataaaaaatggGAGCAAATTTAAGAGGTGGACATAAACTCGAGGAGCTACATTAATTATTCAACTTCCAATCTGCCATTGAGATGTTATAGCTACATGCATATGGATCAATAACATCACAAATAACAGAGGAACTTTCGGATGGATGAATACAGAGTTATACCTGATAATCTCTTTGCTATGAGTATCTACAGCCTTTTCAAGTGCTGGTTCACTGAGACTAAGCCGTCTTACGTTGTTGGGGTCAACCCTCAGCCAATCAGATAGTCCTCCTTTCCCCTTTCCAGCATGAATGGCAATTAAACGTTTGTATTCTGAAGCTACATTCTTCTCTGACTTTGGATCTCcttcatcatcttcatcatcttCTCCTTCATCAGAATCATCCTGCTGGGAAGAAGTCTGTTAGAATAGGGCAAACAAAGAAGTCGGTTAAAAAATGGACATGCTCAATAATAGAGGCTTAATAATTAGAGCATTTATTGCACCTCCGCTCCTTTCTTTGAGGCATCTTTTTCCTTGACTTCCTTGGCTTGTAAGTATTCTTTCGGTGGCTTAGTTGATATCATAATACGTTTTTTCAGTGATTCTGGAGAAGGAAGTTCCTTCAAACACTCTGAAGGAGAAAACAGCATGTCTCCAAATGTTTGAGTGATCATCTAGTATGTAGTCACAAAAACATTATTATGATCAAAGAAGGCGGTAATCATATCCAGAAAATGCACATACGCACCTCAGCTACTTTTGCCTGAAGATCTGGAGTTAGATGATCTTCAAGTGTTATTACAACAGGATACTCAGAAGCAGAAAAAGCATGCTCCTTAATAGACCTCAAGCATTTGATGAGTGCCACTGGAGTGGTCAGTGTCCTATGTGAAAAAGCTAACACTCAAAACTACAGCATGAAAAAGTACAAGCACTATAAGGGGAACTCAATATCAAGATTCAAACGTTTGAAGACCCAAGACTTCATTATGATAGCACCTATGGTGGCTATCATGGGCTTGGAATCCTCCATCCAACCATCAAGAGCTTGGGATGCTATAGAAGAGCAAGGAAAGAAGACTTCAAGGTCCATATATGCTAGAATGGATGTACATGAGGAGGAGGGCCAAGGCTCAAGAGAATAAATAGACTCCTTTGGGTTTATGAATTGTTGATGAAGAACTCTCCTGAGAGAGCCTCCCTTTGTGGGAATATCCCTTACCTCTTCAATTGAACCTCCCTTGGATTCTTCTAGTCAATATTCATGTATGAGTTCAATTTCTCTTCCCCATTGGATTgatttgttgtaaataaattgCAATTAGCAGGTTCAAGTATATATTACTTGGGTCGACTAGTTGTTTCTTCTATTAGATTCTATTATTTCTATCTCTATCTTCTTCTCTCTttctaatttttaattttcttgtgTTAATTCAATCATAACATTGTTACATAAAAGAAAAGTTTTTACTAGTGCAGCAGTCTCTGAAT
This sequence is a window from Nicotiana sylvestris chromosome 3, ASM39365v2, whole genome shotgun sequence. Protein-coding genes within it:
- the LOC104232080 gene encoding phosphoinositide phospholipase C 2-like isoform X1, with protein sequence MSKQTYKVGFFFRRQFTMTAAEAPADVKNTFNHYSDGARVMNADNFHRFLIEVQKEKNVTLDDAQAIINKHGDPKHTGLQLDAFFKYLFSDINPPLDPKLGIHHDMTAPLSHYYIYTGHNSYLTGNQLSSDCSDVPIIQALQRGVRVIELDIWPNSDEDDVEVLHGRTLTTPVALIKCLRSIKEHAFSASEYPVVITLEDHLTPDLQAKVAEMITQTFGDMLFSPSECLKELPSPESLKKRIMISTKPPKEYLQAKEVKEKDASKKGAETSSQQDDSDEGEDDEDDEGDPKSEKNVASEYKRLIAIHAGKGKGGLSDWLRVDPNNVRRLSLSEPALEKAVDTHSKEIIRFTQKNLLRVYPKGIRVDSSNYDPFVGWTHGAQMVAFNMQGYGRSLWLMHGMFRANGGCGYVKKPDLLLTAGPNNEVFDPTKKLPVKTTLKVTVYMGDGWDKDFDQTHFDTYSPPDFYAKVGIAGVPADAIKKKTKTMDDNWIPTWDEQFEFPLTVPELALLRIKVLDYNRSDKDEFAGQTCLPVPELRQGIRAVPLFDRKGEKYSSVKLFMRFEFI
- the LOC104232080 gene encoding phosphoinositide phospholipase C 2-like isoform X3; translation: MSKQTYKVGFFFRRQFTMTAAEAPADVKNTFNHYSDGARVMNADNFHRFLIEVQKEKNVTLDDAQAIINKHGDPKHTGLQLDAFFKYLFSDINPPLDPKLGIHHDMTAPLSHYYIYTGHNSYLTGNQLSSDCSDVPIIQALQRGVRVIELDIWPNSDEDDVEVLHGRTLTTPVALIKCLRSIKEHAFSASEYPVVITLEDHLTPDLQAKVAEMITQTFGDMLFSPSECLKELPSPESLKKRIMISTKPPKEYLQAKEVKEKDASKKGAEDDSDEGEDDEDDEGDPKSEKNVASEYKRLIAIHAGKGKGGLSDWLRVDPNNVRRLSLSEPALEKAVDTHSKEIIRFTQKNLLRVYPKGIRVDSSNYDPFVGWTHGAQMVAFNMQGYGRSLWLMHGMFRANGGCGYVKKPDLLLTAGPNNEVFDPTKKLPVKTTLKVTVYMGDGWDKDFDQTHFDTYSPPDFYAKVGIAGVPADAIKKKTKTMDDNWIPTWDEQFEFPLTVPELALLRIKVLDYNRSDKDEFAGQTCLPVPELRQGIRAVPLFDRKGEKYSSVKLFMRFEFI
- the LOC104232080 gene encoding phosphoinositide phospholipase C 2-like isoform X2; the encoded protein is MSKQTYKVGFFFRRQFTMTAAEAPADVKNTFNHYSDGARVMNADNFHRFLIEVQKEKNVTLDDAQAIINKHGDPKHTGLQLDAFFKYLFSDINPPLDPKLGIHHDMTAPLSHYYIYTGHNSYLTGNQLSSDCSDVPIIQALQRGVRVIELDIWPNSDEDDVEVLHGRTLTTPVALIKCLRSIKEHAFSASEYPVVITLEDHLTPDLQAKVAEMITQTFGDMLFSPSECLKELPSPESLKKRIMISTKPPKEYLQAKEVKEKDASKKGAEQDDSDEGEDDEDDEGDPKSEKNVASEYKRLIAIHAGKGKGGLSDWLRVDPNNVRRLSLSEPALEKAVDTHSKEIIRFTQKNLLRVYPKGIRVDSSNYDPFVGWTHGAQMVAFNMQGYGRSLWLMHGMFRANGGCGYVKKPDLLLTAGPNNEVFDPTKKLPVKTTLKVTVYMGDGWDKDFDQTHFDTYSPPDFYAKVGIAGVPADAIKKKTKTMDDNWIPTWDEQFEFPLTVPELALLRIKVLDYNRSDKDEFAGQTCLPVPELRQGIRAVPLFDRKGEKYSSVKLFMRFEFI